One part of the Streptomyces nigra genome encodes these proteins:
- a CDS encoding TetR/AcrR family transcriptional regulator — translation MGGTMDGTKQRRRGNTRQRIQDVALELFAEQGYEKTSLREIAERLDVTKAALYYHFKTKEEIIVSLFEDLTKPIEELIEWGRQQPHTLATKQEIVRRYGQALQDAAPLFRFMQENQATVRELSIGEMFKSRMLSMRDIVIDPDAALVDQVRCVSALFTLHAGMFVLRDLEGDPEDKQEAVLEVAIDLITQAHRGARTSQ, via the coding sequence ATGGGTGGCACCATGGACGGCACCAAACAGCGGCGCCGCGGGAACACCCGCCAGCGCATCCAGGACGTGGCACTGGAACTCTTCGCCGAGCAGGGCTACGAGAAGACCTCGCTGCGGGAGATCGCCGAGCGTCTGGACGTCACCAAGGCGGCGCTCTACTACCACTTCAAGACCAAGGAAGAGATCATCGTCAGCCTCTTCGAGGATCTGACGAAGCCGATCGAGGAGCTCATCGAGTGGGGCCGGCAGCAGCCCCACACCCTGGCCACCAAGCAGGAGATCGTCCGCCGCTACGGCCAGGCGCTCCAGGACGCGGCCCCGCTCTTCCGGTTCATGCAGGAGAACCAGGCGACGGTCCGCGAGCTGAGCATCGGGGAGATGTTCAAGTCCCGCATGCTCAGCATGCGGGACATCGTGATCGATCCCGACGCCGCCCTGGTCGACCAGGTGCGGTGCGTCAGCGCGCTGTTCACGCTGCACGCCGGGATGTTCGTGCTCAGAGACCTCGAAGGCGACCCCGAGGACAAGCAGGAAGCCGTCCTCGAGGTCGCCATCGATCTGATCACCCAGGCGCATCGGGGCGCCCGGACGTCTCAGTGA
- a CDS encoding MDR family MFS transporter: MAETLTVGTGPAGQETQDGKRPRSVRVVLLALMITMMLAMLDNMIIGTAMPTIVGELGGLEHLSWVVTSYTLATAASTPLWGKLGDMYGRKGVFMASIVLFLIGSALSGMAQDMGQLIGFRAVQGLGAGGLMVGVMAIIGDLIPPRERGKYQGMMAGVMALAMIGGPLVGGTITDHWGWRWAFYINLPLGVVALAAISVVLHLPRKRAQARIDYLGAGLLTVGITAIVLVTTWGGTEYAWDSAMIMELVAIGVVALVGFVFWQTKAAEPVVPLHIFRSRNFTLMSVIGFITGFVMFGATLFLPLYQQSVQGASATNSGLLLLPMLGAMLVTSMVAGRVTTNTGRYKLFPVVGSALMVVGLYLLSTMDTGTSRFTSGVFMAVVGLGMGCLMQITMLVAQNSVEMEDMGVASSSTTLFRTLGSSFGVAVMGALFNNRVQDVMSERAGSLGAKVTEQSAQLDAASLAKLPEAAREAYQHAVSSGTHSAFLLGAVIAVLSLVTAVFVKEVPLKGTGPEAKPAE, translated from the coding sequence ATGGCGGAGACTCTGACGGTGGGCACCGGGCCCGCGGGCCAGGAGACACAGGACGGCAAACGGCCGAGGAGCGTACGCGTCGTCCTCCTCGCGCTGATGATCACGATGATGCTGGCCATGCTCGACAACATGATCATCGGCACCGCGATGCCGACGATCGTGGGCGAGCTCGGCGGTCTGGAGCATCTGTCCTGGGTCGTGACGTCGTACACGCTGGCGACCGCGGCCTCCACCCCGCTCTGGGGCAAGCTCGGTGACATGTACGGCCGCAAGGGCGTCTTCATGGCGTCGATCGTGCTGTTCCTCATCGGCTCCGCGCTCAGCGGCATGGCCCAGGACATGGGCCAGCTCATCGGGTTCCGGGCCGTGCAGGGTCTCGGCGCCGGCGGTCTGATGGTCGGCGTCATGGCCATCATCGGCGACCTCATCCCGCCCCGGGAGCGCGGCAAGTACCAGGGCATGATGGCCGGCGTCATGGCGCTGGCGATGATCGGAGGCCCGCTGGTCGGCGGCACCATCACCGACCACTGGGGCTGGCGCTGGGCCTTCTACATCAACCTGCCCCTCGGCGTCGTGGCCCTCGCCGCGATCAGCGTCGTGCTGCACCTGCCCAGGAAGCGGGCGCAGGCGCGCATCGACTACCTGGGCGCGGGCCTGCTCACCGTCGGCATCACCGCGATCGTCCTGGTGACCACGTGGGGCGGCACCGAATACGCGTGGGACTCCGCGATGATCATGGAGCTCGTCGCGATCGGCGTCGTCGCGCTCGTCGGATTCGTGTTCTGGCAGACCAAGGCCGCCGAGCCGGTCGTGCCGCTGCACATCTTCCGCAGCCGGAACTTCACCCTGATGTCCGTGATCGGCTTCATCACCGGCTTCGTGATGTTCGGCGCCACGCTGTTCCTGCCGCTGTACCAGCAGTCCGTGCAGGGCGCCTCGGCCACCAACTCCGGTCTGCTGCTGCTCCCGATGCTGGGCGCGATGCTCGTCACCTCGATGGTCGCTGGCCGCGTGACCACGAACACCGGGCGCTACAAGCTCTTCCCGGTCGTCGGCAGCGCGCTGATGGTCGTCGGGCTGTACCTGCTGTCCACGATGGACACCGGGACCAGCCGGTTCACCTCCGGTGTCTTCATGGCCGTCGTCGGACTCGGCATGGGCTGTCTGATGCAGATCACCATGCTCGTCGCGCAGAACAGCGTCGAGATGGAGGACATGGGGGTCGCCTCCTCCTCCACCACGCTCTTCCGCACGCTCGGCTCGTCCTTCGGCGTCGCCGTCATGGGCGCGCTGTTCAACAACCGGGTGCAGGACGTGATGTCCGAGCGCGCCGGATCGCTGGGCGCGAAGGTCACCGAGCAGTCGGCGCAGCTGGACGCGGCGAGCCTCGCCAAGCTGCCGGAGGCGGCCCGGGAGGCGTACCAGCACGCGGTGTCCTCCGGGACGCACTCCGCGTTCCTGCTGGGTGCCGTGATCGCCGTGCTGTCCCTGGTGACGGCCGTGTTCGTCAAGGAGGTCCCGCTCAAGGGGACCGGCCCCGAGGCGAAGCCCGCCGAGTAG
- the cseC gene encoding two-component system sensor histidine kinase CseC, which produces MRGLFGRTAASGAGGGGLGEPAAAVAGSAGGVMERPGGAVMRGRTGGRRAGLRGRVAIRTGLRWKLSAAIALVGALVAVVLSLVVHNQARVSMLDSARDVADERVQIAQRSFEQSKRLNFPNATIDDPELPAALRDKVEEGRRATYVTETAGGAPDIWAAVPLSNGHVLSLRSGWTDRSEQILNRLDQAMIIGCIAVVLGGSALGVLIGGQLSRRLRKAAVAANRVASGEPDVRVRDAIGGVVRDETDDLASAVDAMADALQQRLEAERRVTADIAHELRTPVTGLLTAAELLPPGRPTELVLDRAKAMRTLVEDVLEVARLDSASERAELQDILLGEFVERRVAVKDPAIEVRIVHESEVTTDPRRLERVLFNLLANAARHGRPPVQVTVEGRVIRVRDHGPGFPEDLLADGPSRFRTGSSDRAGHGHGLGLTIAAGQARVLGARLTFRNIRPPGSPDDLPAEGAVAVLWLPEHAPTNTGSYPALP; this is translated from the coding sequence ATGCGGGGGTTGTTCGGGCGTACGGCCGCGTCGGGCGCGGGGGGCGGCGGGCTCGGCGAGCCGGCCGCGGCCGTGGCCGGGAGTGCCGGCGGTGTCATGGAGCGACCTGGGGGCGCGGTGATGCGGGGTCGTACGGGTGGGCGACGGGCCGGTCTGCGGGGCCGGGTGGCGATCCGCACGGGGCTGCGCTGGAAGCTGAGCGCGGCGATCGCGCTGGTCGGCGCGCTCGTCGCGGTCGTCCTGAGCCTGGTCGTGCACAACCAGGCCCGGGTCTCGATGCTGGACAGCGCGCGGGACGTCGCGGACGAGCGGGTGCAGATCGCCCAGCGCAGCTTCGAGCAGTCCAAGCGGCTGAACTTCCCCAACGCCACGATCGACGATCCGGAGCTGCCCGCCGCGCTGCGCGACAAGGTCGAGGAGGGCCGCCGGGCGACCTATGTCACGGAGACCGCCGGGGGCGCGCCCGACATCTGGGCGGCCGTCCCGCTGAGCAACGGGCATGTGCTGTCGCTGCGCAGCGGCTGGACCGACCGCAGCGAGCAGATCCTCAACCGGCTCGACCAGGCCATGATCATCGGCTGTATCGCGGTGGTGCTCGGCGGCAGCGCGCTGGGCGTGCTCATCGGCGGGCAGCTGTCGCGGCGGCTGCGCAAGGCGGCGGTCGCGGCCAACCGGGTCGCGAGCGGCGAGCCGGACGTCCGGGTGCGGGACGCCATCGGGGGTGTCGTACGGGACGAGACCGACGATCTCGCGAGCGCGGTGGACGCCATGGCGGACGCCCTCCAGCAGCGGCTGGAGGCGGAGCGCCGGGTCACCGCCGATATCGCGCACGAGCTGCGCACGCCGGTGACCGGACTGCTGACGGCGGCCGAGCTGCTGCCGCCCGGGCGGCCCACCGAGCTGGTCCTGGACCGTGCGAAGGCGATGCGCACGCTGGTGGAGGACGTCCTGGAGGTGGCCCGGCTGGACAGCGCCTCGGAGCGGGCCGAGCTGCAGGACATCCTGCTGGGCGAGTTCGTCGAGCGGCGGGTCGCCGTGAAGGACCCGGCGATCGAGGTGCGGATCGTGCACGAGTCGGAGGTCACGACGGACCCCCGGCGCCTGGAGCGCGTGCTGTTCAACCTGCTGGCGAACGCCGCCCGGCACGGCAGGCCGCCCGTCCAGGTCACCGTGGAGGGCCGGGTCATCCGGGTCCGCGACCACGGCCCCGGGTTCCCGGAGGACCTGCTCGCCGACGGACCGAGCCGCTTCCGTACGGGCAGCAGCGACCGCGCCGGGCACGGCCACGGGCTGGGTCTGACGATCGCGGCGGGGCAGGCCCGGGTGCTGGGCGCCCGGCTCACCTTCCGCAACATCCGGCCCCCCGGCTCCCCGGACGACCTGCCGGCCGAGGGCGCGGTGGCGGTCCTGTGGCTGCCGGAGCACGCGCCGACGAACACGGGCAGCTATCCGGCGCTCCCCTAG
- the cseB gene encoding two-component system response regulator CseB: MAEQTHVLFVEDDDVIREATQLALERDGFAVTAMPDGLSGLEAFRADRPDIALLDVMVPGLDGVSLCRRIRDESTVPVIMLSARADSIDVVLGLEAGADDYVTKPFDGAVLVARIRAVLRRFGHASGGDRAEDGGDTVDGGLLTFGDLEVDTEGMEVRRAGQPVALTPTEMRLLLEFSSAPGTVLSRDKLLERVWDYGWGGDTRVVDVHVQRLRQKIGQDRVETVRGFGYKLKA, encoded by the coding sequence ATGGCAGAGCAGACCCACGTCCTGTTCGTCGAGGACGACGACGTCATCCGTGAGGCCACCCAGCTCGCCCTGGAGCGGGACGGCTTCGCGGTCACCGCCATGCCCGACGGGCTGTCGGGGCTCGAGGCGTTCCGGGCCGACCGGCCCGACATCGCGCTCCTGGACGTCATGGTCCCGGGCCTGGACGGCGTGAGCCTGTGCCGCCGTATCCGGGACGAGTCGACCGTGCCGGTGATCATGCTGTCGGCCCGCGCGGACTCCATCGACGTGGTGCTGGGCCTGGAGGCGGGCGCCGACGACTACGTCACCAAGCCGTTCGACGGTGCCGTGCTGGTCGCGCGGATCCGGGCGGTGCTGCGCCGCTTCGGGCACGCGAGCGGTGGCGACCGGGCGGAAGACGGCGGTGACACGGTGGACGGCGGGCTGCTGACCTTCGGCGACCTGGAGGTCGACACCGAGGGCATGGAGGTGCGCCGGGCCGGGCAGCCGGTGGCGCTCACACCGACCGAGATGCGGCTGCTGCTGGAGTTCTCCTCCGCGCCCGGGACCGTGCTGTCCCGGGACAAGCTGCTGGAACGCGTGTGGGACTACGGCTGGGGCGGCGACACCCGGGTCGTGGACGTCCATGTGCAGCGGCTGCGCCAGAAGATCGGCCAGGACCGGGTCGAGACCGTCCGTGGCTTCGGCTACAAGTTGAAGGCCTGA
- a CDS encoding SigE family RNA polymerase sigma factor — protein sequence MAQGEVLEFEEYVRTRQDALLRSARRLVPDPVDAQDLLQTALVRTYHRWDGIADKRLADAYLRRVMINTRTEWWRARKLEEVPTEQLPDASVDDATEQHADRALLMDIMKVLAPKQRSVVVLRHWEQMSTEETAAALGMSAGTVKSTLHRALARLREELENRDLDARALEREERERCAA from the coding sequence ATGGCGCAGGGAGAGGTGCTCGAGTTCGAGGAGTACGTCCGTACCCGGCAGGACGCGCTGCTGCGCAGCGCCCGCCGGCTGGTCCCGGACCCGGTCGACGCCCAGGACCTGCTGCAGACCGCGCTGGTGCGCACGTACCACCGCTGGGACGGCATCGCGGACAAGCGCCTCGCCGACGCCTATCTCCGCCGCGTCATGATCAACACCCGGACCGAGTGGTGGCGGGCCCGCAAGCTGGAGGAGGTTCCGACCGAGCAGCTGCCCGACGCCTCGGTCGACGACGCCACCGAGCAGCACGCGGACCGCGCCCTGCTGATGGACATCATGAAGGTGCTCGCTCCGAAGCAACGCAGTGTCGTGGTGCTGCGACACTGGGAGCAGATGTCCACTGAGGAGACGGCCGCCGCCCTCGGCATGTCGGCGGGTACGGTCAAGAGCACGCTGCACCGGGCGCTCGCCCGGCTCCGCGAGGAGCTGGAGAACCGCGACTTGGACGCACGCGCGCTGGAGCGTGAGGAGCGGGAGCGTTGCGCGGCCTAG
- a CDS encoding A/G-specific adenine glycosylase, with protein sequence MTAPTKPPHSHSAAPRSDGPLGQSLHGAVIDWFEENARDLPWRRPDAGPWGVMVSEFMLQQTPVSRVLPVYEQWLARWPRPADLAKDTPGEAVRAWGRLGYPRRALRLHGAAVAIAERHGGDVPTDHAQLLALPGIGEYTAAAVASFAYGQRHAVLDTNVRRVLARAVTGVQYPPNATTAAERKLARALLPEDERTASRWAAASMELGALVCTAKNEACHRCPIAAQCAWQLAGKPEHEGPPRRGQTYAGTDRQVRGKLLAVLRDAHAPVPQAALDRVWHEPVQRARALDGLVADGLVEPLPDGMYRLPAS encoded by the coding sequence ATGACTGCGCCCACGAAACCCCCGCACAGCCACTCCGCCGCGCCCCGTTCCGACGGCCCTCTCGGTCAGTCGCTGCACGGCGCCGTCATCGACTGGTTCGAGGAGAACGCACGCGACCTCCCCTGGCGGCGCCCCGACGCCGGTCCCTGGGGCGTGATGGTCAGTGAGTTCATGCTCCAGCAGACACCGGTCAGCCGCGTCCTGCCCGTCTACGAGCAGTGGCTGGCGCGCTGGCCCCGTCCCGCCGACCTCGCCAAGGACACCCCCGGCGAGGCGGTCCGCGCCTGGGGTCGGCTCGGCTACCCGCGCCGCGCGCTGCGGCTGCACGGCGCCGCAGTCGCCATAGCGGAACGGCACGGCGGCGACGTACCGACCGACCACGCGCAGCTCCTGGCGCTGCCCGGCATCGGCGAGTACACGGCCGCAGCGGTCGCGTCGTTCGCGTACGGGCAGCGGCACGCCGTCCTGGACACCAACGTCCGCCGGGTCCTCGCCCGTGCCGTCACCGGCGTGCAGTACCCGCCGAACGCCACGACGGCCGCCGAGCGCAAGCTGGCCCGCGCGCTGCTCCCCGAGGACGAGCGCACCGCCTCGCGCTGGGCGGCCGCGTCGATGGAGCTCGGCGCGCTGGTGTGCACGGCGAAGAACGAGGCGTGCCACCGCTGCCCGATCGCCGCGCAGTGCGCGTGGCAGCTGGCGGGCAAGCCGGAGCACGAGGGCCCGCCCCGCCGGGGGCAGACGTACGCCGGGACCGACCGGCAGGTGCGCGGCAAGCTGCTCGCCGTGCTGCGCGACGCCCACGCGCCCGTGCCGCAGGCGGCGCTCGACCGGGTGTGGCACGAGCCGGTGCAGCGCGCCCGCGCGCTGGACGGGCTCGTGGCCGACGGTCTGGTGGAGCCGCTGCCGGACGGGATGTACCGGCTGCCGGCGAGCTGA
- the disA gene encoding DNA integrity scanning diadenylate cyclase DisA: MAANDRASAPGKAGGSSGADGLMRASLSAVAPGTALRDGLERILRGNTGGLIVLGSDKTVEAMCTGGFVLDVEFTATRLRELCKLDGGIVLSSDLSKILRAGVQLVPDPTIPTEETGTRHRTADRVSKQVGFPVVSVSQSMRLIALYVDGQRRVLEDSAAILSRANQALATLERYKLRLDEVAGTLSALEIEDLVTVRDVSAVAQRLEMVRRIATEIAEYVVELGTDGRLLALQLDELIAGVEPERELVVRDYVPEPTAKRSRTVDEALYELDALSHAELLEMPTVAKALGYTGSPEALDSAVSPRGFRLLAKVPRLPGAIIDRLVEHFGGLQKLLAASVDDLQTVDGVGEARARSVREGLSRLAESSILERYV; encoded by the coding sequence GTGGCAGCCAACGACCGGGCGTCAGCTCCCGGAAAGGCCGGCGGGAGCTCCGGTGCCGATGGCCTGATGCGCGCCTCACTGAGCGCCGTGGCACCGGGCACGGCGCTGCGCGACGGCCTGGAGCGGATCCTCCGGGGGAACACCGGCGGACTCATCGTGCTCGGCTCCGACAAGACCGTCGAGGCGATGTGCACGGGTGGATTCGTCCTGGATGTCGAGTTCACGGCGACGCGTCTGCGTGAGCTGTGCAAGCTCGACGGGGGCATCGTGCTCTCGTCCGACCTGTCGAAGATCCTGCGGGCCGGCGTCCAGCTGGTCCCGGACCCGACGATCCCCACCGAGGAGACCGGCACCCGGCACCGCACGGCGGACCGGGTCAGCAAGCAGGTCGGCTTCCCCGTCGTCTCGGTCTCCCAGTCGATGCGCCTGATCGCGCTGTACGTGGACGGTCAGCGCCGCGTCCTGGAGGACTCGGCGGCGATCCTGTCCCGCGCCAACCAGGCACTGGCCACCCTGGAGCGCTACAAGCTCCGCCTGGACGAGGTCGCGGGCACGCTGTCGGCGCTGGAGATCGAGGACCTGGTGACCGTCCGGGACGTCTCGGCGGTCGCCCAGCGTCTGGAGATGGTCCGCCGTATCGCGACGGAGATCGCCGAGTACGTGGTGGAGCTGGGCACCGACGGCCGGCTCCTGGCGCTCCAGCTGGACGAGTTGATCGCCGGCGTGGAGCCCGAGCGCGAGCTCGTGGTGCGCGACTACGTGCCCGAGCCCACCGCCAAGCGCTCCCGCACGGTCGACGAGGCGCTCTACGAGCTGGACGCCCTGTCCCACGCGGAGCTTCTCGAAATGCCCACGGTGGCCAAGGCGTTGGGCTACACCGGCTCCCCGGAGGCGCTGGACTCGGCGGTGTCGCCGCGCGGCTTCCGGCTGCTGGCCAAGGTGCCGAGGCTGCCGGGCGCCATCATCGACCGGCTGGTGGAGCACTTCGGCGGGCTGCAGAAGCTGCTGGCCGCCAGCGTCGACGACCTCCAGACCGTGGACGGCGTCGGCGAGGCCCGCGCCCGCAGCGTCCGCGAGGGCCTGTCCCGTCTGGCGGAGAGCTCGATCCTGGAGCGGTACGTCTAG
- the radA gene encoding DNA repair protein RadA has product MAARTKSTKDRPSYRCTECGWQTAKWLGRCPECQAWGTVEEYGAPAVRTTAPGRVTSSALPIGEVDGRTATARSTGVPELDRVLGGGLVPGAVVLLAGEPGVGKSTLLLDVAAKSASDEHRTLYVTGEESASQVRLRADRIHALDDHLYLAAETDLAAVLGHLDAVKPSLLILDSVQTVASPEIDGAPGGMAQVREVAGALIRASKERGMSTLLVGHVTKDGAIAGPRLLEHLVDVVLHFEGDRHARLRLVRGVKNRYGATDEVGCFELHDEGIVGLTDPSGLFLTRRDEPVPGTCLTVTLEGRRPLVAEVQALTVDSQIPSPRRTTSGLETSRVSMMLAVLEQRGRISALGKRDIYTATVGGVKLSEPAADLAVALALASAASDTPLPKNLVAIGEVGLAGEVRRVTGVQRRLAEAHRLGFTHALVPNDPGKVPPGMKVLEVADMGDALRVLPRSRRREAPRDDEDRR; this is encoded by the coding sequence ATGGCTGCCCGTACCAAGTCCACCAAGGACCGCCCGTCCTACCGCTGCACCGAGTGCGGCTGGCAGACGGCCAAGTGGCTCGGCCGCTGCCCCGAGTGCCAGGCGTGGGGGACGGTCGAGGAGTACGGCGCACCCGCGGTCCGTACGACGGCGCCGGGCCGGGTCACCAGCTCCGCCCTGCCGATCGGCGAGGTCGACGGCCGTACGGCGACCGCCCGCAGCACCGGCGTGCCCGAGCTGGACCGGGTCCTCGGCGGCGGCCTGGTGCCCGGCGCGGTCGTCCTCCTTGCGGGCGAGCCCGGCGTGGGCAAGTCCACCCTGCTGCTGGACGTCGCGGCCAAGTCGGCGAGCGACGAGCACCGCACCCTCTATGTGACGGGCGAGGAGTCGGCCAGCCAGGTGCGGCTGCGCGCCGACCGCATCCACGCCCTCGACGACCATCTGTACCTCGCGGCCGAGACCGATCTCGCGGCCGTCCTCGGGCACTTGGACGCGGTGAAGCCGTCCCTGCTCATCCTCGACTCGGTGCAGACGGTGGCCTCCCCCGAGATCGACGGCGCCCCCGGCGGCATGGCCCAGGTCCGCGAGGTGGCCGGCGCCCTGATCCGCGCCTCCAAGGAGCGCGGCATGTCGACCCTGCTCGTGGGCCATGTCACCAAGGACGGCGCCATCGCCGGTCCACGCCTCCTGGAGCACCTGGTCGACGTGGTGCTCCACTTCGAGGGCGACCGGCACGCGCGCCTGCGCCTCGTACGCGGCGTCAAGAACCGCTACGGGGCGACGGACGAGGTCGGCTGCTTCGAGCTGCACGACGAGGGCATCGTGGGACTGACCGACCCCAGCGGCCTCTTCCTGACCCGCCGCGACGAGCCGGTCCCGGGCACCTGCCTGACGGTCACCCTGGAGGGCCGCCGCCCCCTGGTCGCCGAGGTCCAGGCGCTCACCGTCGACTCCCAGATCCCCTCCCCGCGCCGTACGACGTCCGGTCTGGAGACCTCGCGGGTCTCGATGATGCTGGCCGTGCTGGAGCAGCGCGGCCGGATCAGCGCCCTCGGCAAGCGGGACATCTACACCGCGACGGTCGGCGGGGTGAAGCTGTCCGAGCCCGCCGCGGACCTCGCGGTGGCCCTCGCGCTGGCCTCCGCCGCGAGTGACACACCTCTCCCCAAGAACTTGGTCGCGATCGGCGAGGTGGGCCTCGCGGGCGAGGTCAGACGGGTCACGGGCGTGCAGCGCAGGCTCGCCGAGGCCCACCGTCTGGGCTTCACGCACGCCCTGGTCCCGAACGACCCGGGGAAGGTCCCGCCGGGCATGAAGGTGCTGGAAGTGGCCGATATGGGAGACGCCCTCAGGGTCCTTCCGCGCTCGCGTCGGCGAGAGGCCCCACGGGACGACGAGGACCGCCGGTAG
- a CDS encoding BACON domain-containing protein, with translation MTSSSPETSTRTTGAHRAHREARDRAAARTVAQHPSTRYEPYLDGLFTYCLSVLCDHDAATAALADVLVLAERRGQRVPDGPADRRPWLYALARWACLRKLAEAKQKRQGSHAAGRHGAHRGTGPEPGPAVPEDVQEQRRRELALLAWPEAAGTTPEQREALELAVRHHLAAHEVAAVLGLGLAAARELLASAACEVERTRAALAVVETGTCPGVARLTGDRQLVLGTALRRELVRHVDDCPRCRRTAERAVPGRWPGAAVTPAELPVLPAPRAALHMALAHAPRARGGAVPRFDRRGFPMDPKDRAARRDRLRARAVTTTVVATVVAAPVLALWAAYRGTPTGESVDGHSATAGAAHGPGALDGEGADGGYENAGNASPRHADRFGDRDAPDVSVEVISVGGTGEKGAARLEVSASTSGDTTLVTLHATGRTPVRWSASTSAPWLYMSRSTGTLAPGESATVKVYVDHLREPSGFWSARLAISPAGTLVTIQGYGTAPTPSDPGRPTDPGTPSDPPPSSSDPDPTPTTPTPTPTDPTPTDPEPSDPPPSTDPSTPGPTGPSDTTSPADGSGEPSPTDS, from the coding sequence ATGACGAGCAGCAGTCCGGAGACCTCGACCCGCACCACCGGCGCGCACAGGGCGCATCGGGAAGCGCGTGATCGTGCGGCGGCGCGAACGGTGGCGCAGCACCCGTCCACGCGCTACGAGCCGTATCTGGACGGGCTGTTCACCTACTGCCTGTCCGTGCTGTGCGACCACGACGCCGCGACCGCCGCCCTCGCCGACGTCCTCGTCCTCGCCGAGCGCCGCGGGCAGCGCGTGCCGGACGGCCCGGCCGACCGGCGGCCCTGGCTGTACGCCCTGGCCCGCTGGGCATGCCTGCGCAAGCTGGCCGAGGCCAAGCAGAAACGTCAGGGCAGCCATGCTGCGGGCCGGCACGGCGCCCACCGGGGGACAGGACCCGAGCCGGGCCCCGCCGTCCCCGAGGACGTCCAGGAGCAGCGGCGCCGCGAACTGGCCCTGCTGGCCTGGCCGGAGGCGGCCGGCACCACCCCGGAGCAGCGCGAGGCCCTGGAGCTGGCCGTACGCCACCACCTGGCCGCCCATGAGGTCGCCGCCGTCCTCGGTCTCGGCCTCGCCGCCGCGCGCGAGCTGCTCGCCTCCGCCGCCTGCGAGGTCGAGCGCACCCGCGCCGCCCTCGCCGTCGTCGAGACCGGCACCTGTCCGGGCGTCGCCCGGCTCACCGGCGACCGCCAGCTCGTCCTCGGCACCGCCCTGCGCCGCGAGCTCGTCCGGCACGTCGACGACTGCCCGCGTTGCCGCCGTACCGCCGAGCGCGCCGTCCCCGGCCGGTGGCCCGGCGCCGCCGTCACCCCCGCCGAGCTGCCCGTGCTGCCCGCCCCGCGCGCGGCCCTGCACATGGCCCTCGCCCACGCCCCCCGCGCGCGGGGCGGCGCCGTGCCCCGCTTCGACCGGCGCGGCTTCCCGATGGACCCGAAGGACCGCGCCGCCCGCCGGGACCGGCTGCGCGCGCGTGCCGTCACCACGACGGTCGTCGCCACCGTCGTCGCCGCCCCGGTCCTCGCCCTGTGGGCGGCCTACCGGGGCACCCCGACCGGCGAGTCCGTCGACGGGCACTCGGCCACCGCGGGCGCGGCGCACGGCCCCGGCGCACTCGACGGCGAGGGCGCGGACGGCGGCTACGAGAACGCCGGCAACGCGAGCCCCCGGCACGCGGACCGCTTCGGCGACCGTGACGCGCCGGACGTCTCCGTGGAGGTCATCAGCGTCGGCGGCACCGGGGAGAAGGGCGCCGCCCGGCTGGAGGTGTCCGCGTCCACCAGCGGCGACACCACGCTGGTCACGCTCCATGCGACGGGCCGCACACCGGTGCGCTGGTCCGCGAGCACCTCGGCCCCCTGGCTCTATATGAGCCGGTCGACGGGCACCCTCGCGCCCGGCGAGTCGGCGACGGTCAAGGTGTACGTCGACCATCTGCGGGAGCCGTCCGGGTTCTGGAGCGCGCGCCTCGCGATCTCGCCCGCCGGAACCCTCGTCACCATCCAGGGCTACGGCACCGCGCCGACCCCCTCGGACCCCGGCCGGCCGACCGACCCGGGCACCCCCAGCGATCCGCCGCCCTCGTCGTCCGATCCCGACCCGACGCCCACGACGCCGACGCCGACACCGACCGACCCGACGCCCACTGATCCGGAACCCAGCGACCCGCCCCCGTCGACGGACCCGTCCACACCGGGCCCGACCGGCCCGTCGGACACCACGTCACCGGCCGACGGCAGCGGCGAGCCGAGCCCGACGGACTCCTAG